The stretch of DNA GACCACCGCCCTCAGGTACCTGAGCTTCGCCACGTCGTCTTGCTGCACTCGTCCTTTGCTGCCCGCCATGGCCCTGACCTCCTCTTGCGCCTTCTTCAACACCTCCGGCTTCCGGACCATCTCTGCCATTGCCCAGATGATGGTCACCGCGCCCGTGTCGACGGCACCGATAAATGTGTTCTACGTACAAtaagtttttatttatttttagacaggagatagatagatagatagatattgTTGTAATTGTGATATTTAATTTCATATATGCATACGGTTAGTAGTGCCTTGACGACGTCTCTGCTGAATCTGAGAGAGCCATGGTGCTCCTTCATGAGGCCGACGAGGACGTCGatgaggccgccgccgccattgtCGGGTTTGACGCGGGCGGGGTCGAGGTGCTGGTCGAGCATCATCTCGAAGAAGGCGTCGAACTCCCTGAACACCCTCTCGCGGAGGGAGGCGACGCCGGTGAGGCGGTCCAGGAGGCGGCCGACGGCGTTGGGGAAGTAGTCCTCGGCGGAGAAGCTGGACCGCACCACCATGGCCTCGTCGATCACGTGGTGGAAGTGGTCCTTGTACGCGAAGTGCTCCGTCCCGTAGATGTTGCCGAACGCCACCGTGCCCACGATGCCGTCCATGTACCCGAAGATGTGGTCCTCCAGGAACACAGCTCTACGTCCCACGCTGCTTAGTTTGCTGATGAGTTTCTCCATCTGACaatataattaattaacatCCTATGAATATAGATTTCAAACAGGCTAAGCCTGATAGTTTCGTGTTGTGGTGTCAGTACTGCCTCTTTGAAAAACtataagggtgtgtttggttggggttgGTAAAGTTTAAAAGATACTGTagctaacactttcgttttatttgaaaattattgtccaaccataaaataattaagatcaaaagatttgtcttgcaaattactctttaactatgtttttagtttcttaaataatttatatttaatactccatgcattcgtctaaatattcgatgtgacggacgaTAAAGTTTACTCGAGGAAACCAAACACCCCGTATACCTATATATGAAAATTAGTGGCGTCTATTCAAATTTCTTTGGCATTACGAAAGGAATTATATATTTGTTATTAAATTAAAATACCTCGGCCTCCCTGGCGTACCAAGTGGCCTGGATGCGGCGCTTGCTGAGgaactcgacgacgaggagcctgCGCCGCTCTCGCCATTGTTCGCTGTAGGGGCTGAAGGCCACGTCGTTGTGGTCGTACGACAGCCGCCGGGGCCCCGGCGTGTCCGGGCGGCTGCAGCAGTCGGCGTCGTGCGTCTTGAGCACGTCCCGCGCCGCGGCGGCCGACGACACCACCACGGCGGGCACCGTCCCCAGCCGCAGCAACATGACCGGCCCGTGCCGGCGCGCCAGCTCCCGGAGGCTCCGGTGCGGCAGCGCGCCCATCTGGTGCAGGTTGCCGAGGATGGGCAGCCCCGGCGGCGCGGGCGGCGCCAGGTGGAGGTGGTacgtgctgctgctggtggtggtgttCTGCCTGCGCCTgcgagttgttgttgttgctacgAGGAAGATGGAgatgaggaggagcaggatGGCGAACAGCAGCGGGAGGGgggtggttgctgctgctgggAGTGGGTGCAGCTGCCATTGTCGAGGGCGAGGCAAGTGCTGATCTAGCACACTTGTTAGCGAGTGCAAAACCATCTCTTTTTGCATTGGACCTGATGTTGTTTCTCGATCTTCTGTCGATCTGAGCTGAGTTTTGACGACGATGCTGTCCTTTGAGCTTTGTTGTGTAATTGTGTTATGTATCTCAGACACAAAAGTACCCTTGCTTTTGTGGAGTTAGCTATggtactactccctccgtccccgaaagaatcaattcctaggatccgtgccagtcaaactttttaaagtttgactaactttatagaaaagagtaacaacatctataatataaaatacacattatatgaaaatatattctatgatgaatctaataatactaatttgatactataaattttagtatttttttctagaaatttggtcaaagtttaaaaagtttgacttaggacaactctaaaaattgactctttcgtggacggatggagtatatatatatagataaagGCTCATCAACCAGTTTGAGTACTGGGAATCTGGGATTGCGTACGTAGAATTTTTTATTGTGCTGTACATTAATTATTGGTTGCACGAGCacgaactatatatatatatatatatatatatatatatatatatatatatatatatatatatatatatatatatatatatataccaggctgatttttttatatagaccaggCTGATTGAACTACTAGCAAACAATGGCAATACGACGCTTGTAATGCGCTGTACTACTGGGCTACCTAGCTGGTAGAGTGGTAGTGTCAATTCCCAACATGAAATATCTATCAAAAAAAACAAACAGCAGACTGTAGCATTCACGATTTGTCTCCCAAGTTTCTGTTCTTCCTATGTCTTCCGAGATTGAGAATAGTAACAGACAGGGGCGAAGGTAGGTTATGTGCAGCCACAGAAAAACATGCAAAAACAGTgaatttaattaaaattttatcaTATATACATCACTTATTAGATTTGTCTATGTATCCATAAGACAAGTGCACCACCCTCTAATTTGTCGAAGCTTCGCCACACTGATAACAGATCGAGTAGTGGGGCATTGGTTGTTTAAATGTCGGcatcaaaatgatcaaatgaTCTTCGCTGGCATGCATGCAGCTCCCGCAAATCCGTGATCCATGCCATGCGAGGGTATCAGCACACACCACTTCTGGAGCGTGGTCTGGAGCCACTCCTATCCTATCTCGACTCGGAGAGATCTGGATTTGAAAAGCAGCTACATCCTCAGTCTCTTGTGCTCTCTGGTGCATCTTCTTGTATAAATTCTATTTTGTTTGCATTATCAACTGAGGAGCAAATGGTTAAGGTCTTGAGTATCATATTCATATACTAGTTAGGGCAGAACTGATCGACTCGTAGCACGACACCCTTCCGCTACCATAGAAACAAACATATCAATTGGCCTCGCTGGCCTTTCATTGTGGGTATTCttctagagcatctccaaaaaaaCTCTATAAATTTAACAATTCAAAAAAATCTGCTCCCTctccaaagtttttttttgcagTCCCCGCGTTGCCTTGTCTGGGTGACACAGATGGCAACGCCGCCATCACCAGCTCCTTCTCCCACCCTCACCATGCCTCCTTGCCGCCACTAGAGTGTGCTACCGGAGATCGCGTGACTATGAGGATGGTGGCTACGGGACACTTCTTCCATCCTCCCCTCCCTCCTCCTTTCCCGTAATGGCGGCTCTCCCAATGGGGCTCCCACCGGCAGTGGTGGCGCCCACTCCAGCGGCTAGATCGAGCGGCTCCACTTCTCGTGTAGCCAGATCCAGCACCCCCATCTTAGACATGGCTAAGGAGACGCGATGCTCGGGCCCATGGTCAGATCCGGCAAAGGTGTGGAGCGTCGGGGCTCATACCTGAGCctagggtggtggtggtgagcgTCGGGGCTCATACCTAATCCTAGAGTAAGGTTGAAAAACCTTGGTTCCCCATTCAGCGTTGACTGCATCTTTGGATGTTGTCTCCTGCTTGGAGGCATCATTGTGGAAACCTAGCTACTCCCTCTTCTAGTTTACATCGCTTGTCCCCTTACCATGCAGAGTGACGTTTGACGGTTGCTGCTTCTATGGATTGTTGGTTTTGTGTCTATTGCAGCATTAGTTTTTGTTGTTACCATCTTCGTGAGGTTTTACTTAGTTGTGATTGCTGCTACTGatactgatttgttgtgaaagaAACACATTGTTCTATTGTTGAAAAATAGTGCTAAAAATTCAAGCTCTTTTCCTTCAAAATAAATTGTTCTATCTATATTATATTAGTATCGGTGTTAAAAGGAGCCTTTCACATTCATGGAGAAGGGTATAGAAATTTTGTGATTaatcaaaaaagaaaagaatataAGCCTTTGGGTTTTATGAtatgatgacccgatggccgagAATAAATACAACATCCATGTCAAATATAAGGACTAGAAATTACGAGATTAATAAAAAAAGAATCATGCAATTTTGGATTTTATGATGTTCAAACGACCAAAAATAAATAGACTATCCATGTCAAATATAAGTTCAAAATATTATGAGATTAATCAGGAAAAAGGAATAATATGCATCATTGGATTTTGGTAATAATGACCAAGAATAAATAGAGTATCCATGTCAAATACAATACCTAGGACAACAAGATTAATCGAAAAAGATACCATTGTTAGATTTTATGACGATCTAATAGCCGAGAATAAATAGAGTATCGATGTCAAATATAATATGCCCAAATCAAATACAACTAATAAATAACTCAATAAATTCATATCGATATGACAAGAAAAAAGTATTATAATCTAATCTAGTTATCAACAAAGacaatacatgccagtattGTAGAAACAATTTTGAGAGGCgggtattttttattttcaaagGCCGGCAAGTCATATGTCTCTAACCAATGGTCACAGTTAATCACCATTTACAAAGGCGGACGAAATGTCTAGCTCTACAAATGGTAAGCGTGACTCAAAAACCCATGGCTTACAACTAAGCACTATCACTTTCTtaccattatatatatatatatatatattattttctcTTTCTTTCAAATATTTCAAAATCTTATGTTGAATATTTTgaccagtggcggagccaggggctggtggggccaTGGCCCCCTTAACATATGACACCAAAAAAATTTACCAATATaagtttataattttatttatatatactaAGGAAGAATATAACAAAAATCTTGTCACATATACCtattaataataaaactatacAAAGCACAACTATATAATAAATTAATATTACCCATATGAGTACATCAAAAAACACTAGGCAATGATAATAAAATCATCCATATAAGCCCATCCGAAAGATGATTGTGTTGCTAGTTCTTGagatttattataaaatcatcatAGAACCTTGCTGTTAAAGAACATGTCGTCTACCAATGAAAGAATATCGTCTTAAATCCTAAAATACATATCTAAAAATGTGCAAGCACCCGTGTAAGTCAATGAATTGACACCCACGGTTACCACAAGGAACCTAACTAGTTGAGTTGTGCCCAAATTTTAAAAGGTAAATTTGTAGTTGGCCCTCTAGGTATAATTTCTGGCTCCGTCACTGATTTTGACTACTAAACTATGTTCGCCTAAACAGTCTAATCTTGGCCAGTTCAAGGCTTCAGGCTCCCTGGCTCCTCTCGAAcaggcagcggcggcggtggcgtttCGTGACGGAATCACGGAATTAATTAAGCCGACCTTCATAGCTGCCATCGGAGGCTAGAGAAAGAGGCAAATCTCAGGTGTGCGGTCCTGCCCTGCAGTTCTACTCCTTAATCCTGATTCTCAGTTTTTGTGTCATTTCGGGAAAAGGTGGATTCAAAATATTTGAAAAACTAAAggataaaaatttaaaaaaaaatatacatcAGACCATCCACTACAGCTTTTGTAGGTTGTTtagaattttaattttttaaaatttcaaaATATATAAACTTAATACATATATTTGGGACTCTAAACAACTTTAAATAGAAAAATCGACTGCAAAATTATAGATAATATTGATAACCACAACTTCCGCATGGAACATGTAAACATTTGAGATTGTTTGaaatttttaaatttcaaaatccgTGAAGGACTCTAAATAGtttcaaatcaaaaacttttctacTACAAAGTTATAGTTCGTGTTGAGTGCTACAATTTTAATATAAGTTTCTCTCCATCCAAGTTCAAACTAAAATGTGATGAATTATTTCTTTTATGTATCTATTTAGAGAAACGGATACGTTAAGATGCTCGTATTTGGAAATTGATTTCTAGAGACCAATACCTAGAATGACTGCCTCTGTAATAGCAATTTTAGAAGGACATCTTTAGATGTTGGCTCCTAAAAATCAATTTATAGAGGCAAATGCCTAAAGAGATAGTCTCTATTTATCTTGAGCATCTCCAAAAGTTTGCCAAATTATACTTCATAAATCTTATAATTTGCCAACTCTCAAAACATATGACAAGTAAAAAATTAGTCTATCTCTAAGAGTTTGGCAATTTGGCTTGGCAAAATTAAAAAATCAAACCCACAAACTAATCTTATTCCACGGTTATGTTTTCCACAAAATCATTTGAGAACGGCTATACTCTCTCCGTTTCTTTAAAAGTGACGTTTTTGAATTTCTagtgaccttgtttagtttccattttttttacaaaatacaaaatagatattgtagcattttcgtttgtatttgacaaatatcgtctaatcatagattaactaggtttaaaagatttatctcgcaaattaaaacaaattatgcaattagttattttttatctatatttaatgttcatctaaagattcgatataacgAGATAATCTTGAAAATTGTTAGGAAACATGGCCTTCGATGACACCTACAACAGTTAGCATGGCTCACCGTCCAACAGCAGGTCATTTCCAACAACATGCACTACAGTAATCATGTGGGGATGGATTCTTCTCAGAAGGTGCCATCCAAGTCAACAGTGAGCAGAGGTGCCGTCCAATCACCAGGACTCAGGAGCAATCAGCAGGAGCGCGGGAAGAGGCGGCAGCAGCGTGCGACTTGCCATGCCAAGCCCGATAGGCGCCGCGCACGCAGGGCCGTCCCGGCATAAATGGAGACCCTGTGCTAAATTCTAAAATAGGCCCTAACAACTAACAAAATACAATAGTAAAATAATATACTTATTGCAAGAAGCTTGGAGATGTTTTAgcttttcatgatttttagaatgACGTATAATTTGAAATATAGGGAGTATGTAAATGATCAACAACTATACAGATTTAACTTTTGGCTGCATGACCTATCCATAGCTCCTTCATAATATTAAGTTCTCTATCTTTTTTGAGTTTTTTGTAATTCCATTCATATTTTCCTAGATTCATTTGCAAAGAAATGGCTTTGATTTGAAACACTTTATGCCTAGACACGTCAATACACAAGAATAAGTAAGGGGGAAAAACAAAATTCAGAGACATTGCATTAGTTATATGCATCAGACAACAAACAAGCTAGTTCCAGTTCACTTGCAAAAGACTCATAACAAATGAAGAAAAAGAAATGGAAATGAACTTGTTAGCTTGCTGAAGGCCAGATGCAACCAGCAGTTCAGCGCGGCACTTGCACCCTTTTGTTGTGCACGTCAAGGAAAGTGGACCAACAGTTTAGAACCAAGCCTTAAGCTGCCTGCAGCGACCAGCACATCCTACTACTAGATGATGCATTGCAACTGGAGTTTGGGGCCCCTAAAAAATGGAGGCGCTGTGCCGTCGCACAGGTCGCACTCCCACAGGGATGGCCCTGCGCGCACGTATGTTTACACGCTGCGGGAAATATGCCAACTTTCTATTTTTGTCAAGTTAGGATGCCAAATTATTGAAGGATGTTTTTTCATGTTTTGCCAAAATTTTATGGATGTCAAGTTGAGATAGCAAACTCTTAGAAATACTCTTAAGATGCTTGCTTCTATAGTTCTGATTGCCATGCAACTCTCAATGTTCCTTTTGTTCTATGCATAATTAAAAAATTATGAGTTACTATGAGACAACTAAAAGAACAACTTATTATAAAAGTTGTCTATTGAACTGACTCATGATTATATACAGTGGTGCCGAGCTCCTAGCGGATTTCCGCAATATTTGGcgtgggggagggggagggggcaACTTGCTATCTACTCccttcattccaaattgtaagtcattccaagaatcttggagagtcaaagcatttttacgtttgaccaaaattatagagtgaaatactaagatttgtaatgtaaagtgagtatactatgaaaatataattaaggaagaatctaatgatatttagttgatatcataataattattattttatcatataaatttggtcaaattttgaaaagcttgactctccaagattcttggaatgacttacaatttggaatggagggagtagttgctATTTATTTGGATTGTCTTTTATTTCTTTCATAGCTGCTTATAAATTTAGCTGCTAGT from Sorghum bicolor cultivar BTx623 chromosome 8, Sorghum_bicolor_NCBIv3, whole genome shotgun sequence encodes:
- the LOC8082759 gene encoding 4-hydroxyphenylacetaldehyde oxime monooxygenase-like; this encodes MQKEMVLHSLTSVLDQHLPRPRQWQLHPLPAAATTPLPLLFAILLLLISIFLVATTTTRRRRQNTTTSSSTYHLHLAPPAPPGLPILGNLHQMGALPHRSLRELARRHGPVMLLRLGTVPAVVVSSAAAARDVLKTHDADCCSRPDTPGPRRLSYDHNDVAFSPYSEQWRERRRLLVVEFLSKRRIQATWYAREAEMEKLISKLSSVGRRAVFLEDHIFGYMDGIVGTVAFGNIYGTEHFAYKDHFHHVIDEAMVVRSSFSAEDYFPNAVGRLLDRLTGVASLRERVFREFDAFFEMMLDQHLDPARVKPDNGGGGLIDVLVGLMKEHHGSLRFSRDVVKALLTNTFIGAVDTGAVTIIWAMAEMVRKPEVLKKAQEEVRAMAGSKGRVQQDDVAKLRYLRAVVMETLRLHPALPLLVPRETMRRITVSGYDVPARTRVFVNAWAIGRDPASWDDPEEFVPERFAGDEAAAAASFFNRARFEFLPFGGGRRMCPGIDMGVVTTEFTLANLLYCFDWELPEGQRREDMCMEEAGGLTVHKKTPLLLVPTRYTIVEAS